The DNA window CATTACTTTCAGTTTTTTGGCACGCAATTTACATGATACTAAGCAACAAATTTTAATATTAATTAAAAAAAATAGAAATCATGGGAAATAAGACAAACGGATTATTAGCTTTATTAGGTTTAGGTGCTTTAGCTTACTGGAAATATAAAAAATCAACTCCAGAAGAACAACAAGCTGTAAAAGATAAAATCAACACTGCTAAGGACAACCTTAACAAGTGGGGAAATGATATTAAAACTAAAGCAAGTGATGTAGCTTCTCAAGTTCAGAATAAAGTGGACGAAGCGAAAACAAAAGCTGAGGATTCTTTAAGTTAAGACAAGTTTTTTTAACATTCATATATAGAAAAGTCATCGTAGTAGTATATTACGATGACTTTTTTTGTGCCATTAAAGCAAATACGATTGGAATTTTATTTCCAAACTTTGATATCCGCCACTTTCCTTTTTCAAATTCTTCAACATGTTTAAAACACGGATAAGGTGACCAATCAAATTCTCTGAAATCGTTTATCTCCAATTTATTTTTAATTAAATTCTGCATAACTTCAGCCAATGAATGATTCCACATTACATACTCCTGAACGATAGATGCTGAAGGATCAGCATAAGTCCCTTCATAAGTTTCAATAATGGGTTTTTCATTAAAGTAATTATAGGTTACTTCTTTGAAATCATCATCAAACATCCAGACTACAGGATGAAATTCTACCATTACAAATTTCCCATTCGGCTTCAAAAAGTGACTGACTACGTGAGCCCACTTATCTAAATCTGGAAGCCACCCTATCGTTCCATAGCTGGTAAATACAATATCAAATTTTTCATCTAAAACATTAGGAAGATCATAAACATCTGAGCATATAAATTCGGTATCTGTTCCAGATTGCTTAGCCAGATCTTTGGCTGTATTAATAGCCTTATCAGATAGATCTATTCCAATAACCTTTGCGCCTAATCTGGAAAGAGATATGGAATCCTGGCCAAAATGACACTGCAGATGTAGAATACTTTTTCCTTTAACATCTCTTAAAAGATCTAATTCGATAGAATTAAGAGAACTTCTTCCTTTTAAAAATTCGTCAACAAAATAAAAATCTGATTTCAGATGAGGTTCTACTTTAGCATTCCATGAGTTTTTGTTTATTTCTAAGTAATTTTCCATGATTAATTAGTGAGTGGTATTAATTTTTGCTTAATACAATATTACTCATAATTCAGTAATTATTCATCCTGATACTCTTGGGAAGGAATAACAATTGAAGTATATAGGCTATATAGTTCCCAGCCTAAAGATTCGTACAAAGATTTACCTTCCACTGTTGCCACCAAAAAGTTATTATATGCTCCTTTTGATAGTGCAATTTTCTCTAATTCTTTCATTAAAAAAGAAGCAAGACCCTTTCTTCTATGGTTTTGATCAGTAATGATCTGATCATAAACAGCCAAATCATCAACAATAGCTACCCTGCCTATTGCTGCTTGTTCTCCCCCATCTTTAGTAATAATCTTAATCACGTAGGTGGAATTATACTGATCATATTCAAGTCGATAGTCTGCGGGAAGATCATAATGTAAAACAGTCATTGGATGAAAACATGACATCATATATTGATCGCCCTGCATTTGCCATTTGGAAGGTATTTTATCTTTAAATGTTTCGAAAGCTGAAGATACTTTCAGGAAAACCCAAGGCTCATCAACTAATTCTGCCAATTGGAGAAAGTCATCATTGGGCTCAGAAAATACATATCGCTTTTTCTGCATAGGAGTGTTAACATCTACTGTAAATCCAGATTTGTACTTGACAGGCTGAGGAAGTTGTCTGGATAATGACCACCCTTGCAGCCATTTTTCTATAATGTCAATAGAAGCATTGTTTTTCATAATAAGGTGAATAAAATTCTGATATAAATATTGTTTTGAGTGATCGTTTTTCTCAATAATTATGCTTTAAATACATTTCGAATATAAAAATAAATCACCATCTTTAACATAGTGTAATACTAAAAAAACAAGTTTTAAAATAAATAAAAATAATTTCATGAATAAGAAGCATATCGTAGTAATAGGTCTTGGTGGTGTAGGTGGTTATTTTGGTTTTAAGATCAGTCAAAACAATGAAACTTTTCATCAATATATCATATCATTTATTGCAAGAGGTGAAACCTACCAAAAAGTAAAAGAACAGGGATTAACACTTATTTCTGCTGAACATCGTAACGATAAAACACATCCTAATGCGGTTTATGAAAACATTAGTGATGTAGGTCAGCCTGATCTTGTTTTGATTTGTGTTAAAGAGTATGATCTAGAAAGGGTTTGCACCGAATTAAAAGAAGTCATCAATGAAGACACAATCCTGTTACCTATGATGAATGGTGCAGATATCTATGACAGAATAAGAAAAATCATTCCTGATCATGTTATTTTACCTTCATGTATTTATGTAGCTTCTCATATCAAAGAAAAAGGCGTTGTAGAACATAAAGGAAAAACAGGAAAAATGATCTTCGGCAAAGATCCAGAAAACCCTTCTAAAGATATTAATTGGGTGATCGATGTAATGAAAGAAAGTCGAATTGATTTTGATTTTAAAGACAATCCATTAGTCGATATCTGGACAAAATTTATTTTTATAGCAAGTTTTGGATTGGTGACGGCCAAGCACAATTCATCTATAGGCATGGTTTGCACAGATCCTGTACAAAAAAATGAAGCAACGGAAATAATGAAAGAAATAGAACTAATTGCTCATCAAAAGGGAATTTCTCTCGAAGAAAATATCATTGACAAGACTTTCGAAAAAGCCTCTACATTTCCCCCTGAAACTCCAACTTCTCTACAATTGGATATTAATTCCGGGAAAGAAAATAGTGAGCTGGAATTATTTGCCGGTGCTATTATCAGATATGGAAATGAGTTGGGAATAAAAGTTCCATTTACTCAGAAAATATATGATGAAATAAAAGTGAAAGGAAAATAAAAAAAGAGTCTTCTTATGCTATTAAGAAGACTCTTTTTTCTATGTAATTATCCTAAAAACTCCTCCAGAGAAACTGTTTTCTGTTCTCCAGCTTCAAGGTTTTTAAAGGTTACTGTTCTGTTTTTAATTTCTTCTTCACCTAAAAATATAAGGTTCTTAATGCCTTTCTTTTCTGCATAAGTGAACTGTTTATTTATTTTTGCACTTTCAGGATATAATTCTGCAGAAATACCTTTTTCTCTTAACTGTATAATCAGTTTTAAAGCTTCCAAGGTTTCTTCACCACCAAAATTGGCAAATAAATACTCTACTTTTGATGTAGCTTCTGCAGGGAAAAGACCTAATTCTTCCAT is part of the Chryseobacterium paludis genome and encodes:
- a CDS encoding YtxH domain-containing protein; this translates as MGNKTNGLLALLGLGALAYWKYKKSTPEEQQAVKDKINTAKDNLNKWGNDIKTKASDVASQVQNKVDEAKTKAEDSLS
- a CDS encoding class I SAM-dependent methyltransferase codes for the protein MENYLEINKNSWNAKVEPHLKSDFYFVDEFLKGRSSLNSIELDLLRDVKGKSILHLQCHFGQDSISLSRLGAKVIGIDLSDKAINTAKDLAKQSGTDTEFICSDVYDLPNVLDEKFDIVFTSYGTIGWLPDLDKWAHVVSHFLKPNGKFVMVEFHPVVWMFDDDFKEVTYNYFNEKPIIETYEGTYADPSASIVQEYVMWNHSLAEVMQNLIKNKLEINDFREFDWSPYPCFKHVEEFEKGKWRISKFGNKIPIVFALMAQKKSS
- a CDS encoding GNAT family N-acetyltransferase, producing MKNNASIDIIEKWLQGWSLSRQLPQPVKYKSGFTVDVNTPMQKKRYVFSEPNDDFLQLAELVDEPWVFLKVSSAFETFKDKIPSKWQMQGDQYMMSCFHPMTVLHYDLPADYRLEYDQYNSTYVIKIITKDGGEQAAIGRVAIVDDLAVYDQIITDQNHRRKGLASFLMKELEKIALSKGAYNNFLVATVEGKSLYESLGWELYSLYTSIVIPSQEYQDE
- a CDS encoding ketopantoate reductase family protein translates to MNKKHIVVIGLGGVGGYFGFKISQNNETFHQYIISFIARGETYQKVKEQGLTLISAEHRNDKTHPNAVYENISDVGQPDLVLICVKEYDLERVCTELKEVINEDTILLPMMNGADIYDRIRKIIPDHVILPSCIYVASHIKEKGVVEHKGKTGKMIFGKDPENPSKDINWVIDVMKESRIDFDFKDNPLVDIWTKFIFIASFGLVTAKHNSSIGMVCTDPVQKNEATEIMKEIELIAHQKGISLEENIIDKTFEKASTFPPETPTSLQLDINSGKENSELELFAGAIIRYGNELGIKVPFTQKIYDEIKVKGK